The following proteins are co-located in the Nocardia bhagyanarayanae genome:
- a CDS encoding site-specific integrase, whose product MREDSVVALPEVVRSELRRGVRSVLVDAAALRLVRERFDDVQAGSLRRYLEASQSANTVRAYRADWIAWAGWCAAEGRQALPADALDVAVYLAAAADARRPNGEWAFGPATLERKSAAIAAVHAANGLPSPTRSDVVRLTLRGIRRTRRTPPSRKRPILLHTLDQLLAGLPEPGWPAEPARRRDALVLLIGFAGALRRSELAALRVADVRVSVDHATGEPVLLVHLPTTKTDPTGAAEQRVALPRGQRPHTCPVCAYAAWVQLLEIHTAAGPLALRDHCAAPAPDPRIHRCHAFTGTPLAQHPDLPLFPTITRHGGIGDRPMSGRAVAELVKRYAARAGLDPNLFSGHSLRAGFATQAALGGASDREIMRQGRWSNPRTVHGYIRTANPLEDNAVTKLGL is encoded by the coding sequence GTGAGGGAAGACAGTGTCGTCGCGCTGCCGGAGGTGGTGCGCAGCGAGTTGCGGCGCGGTGTGCGCAGCGTGCTCGTCGACGCGGCGGCGTTGCGGTTGGTGCGCGAGCGTTTCGACGATGTCCAGGCCGGTTCGCTGCGCCGGTATCTCGAGGCGTCGCAGTCGGCGAACACGGTGCGCGCCTACCGCGCCGATTGGATCGCGTGGGCCGGATGGTGCGCGGCCGAGGGGCGTCAGGCGCTTCCGGCGGACGCGCTCGATGTCGCGGTCTATCTGGCGGCCGCCGCCGACGCGCGACGCCCGAACGGCGAGTGGGCGTTCGGTCCGGCCACGCTGGAGCGCAAGTCGGCGGCGATCGCCGCGGTGCATGCCGCCAATGGACTGCCCTCCCCCACCCGCTCCGATGTGGTCCGGCTGACGCTGCGGGGTATTCGGCGCACTCGCCGTACCCCGCCGTCGCGCAAGCGTCCGATCCTGCTGCACACCCTCGATCAGTTGCTCGCCGGTCTGCCCGAGCCGGGCTGGCCCGCCGAACCCGCCCGCCGTCGCGACGCACTGGTCTTGCTGATCGGTTTCGCGGGCGCGTTGCGCCGTAGCGAACTGGCCGCGCTGCGCGTCGCCGACGTCCGGGTGAGCGTGGATCACGCGACCGGTGAACCGGTTCTGCTCGTGCACCTGCCGACCACCAAGACCGATCCGACCGGCGCCGCCGAACAGCGCGTCGCCCTACCGCGCGGGCAACGCCCCCACACCTGCCCGGTCTGCGCCTACGCCGCCTGGGTTCAACTCCTCGAAATCCACACGGCCGCAGGCCCGCTCGCATTACGCGACCACTGTGCCGCACCCGCCCCGGACCCCCGCATCCACCGCTGCCACGCCTTCACCGGCACACCCCTCGCCCAGCACCCCGACCTGCCGCTGTTCCCCACCATCACTCGCCACGGCGGCATCGGCGACCGCCCGATGTCCGGTCGCGCCGTAGCCGAACTCGTGAAACGCTACGCCGCGCGCGCCGGCCTCGACCCGAACCTCTTCTCCGGACACTCCTTACGCGCGGGCTTCGCCACCCAGGCCGCTCTCGGCGGCGCCAGTGACCGCGAGATCATGCGCCAGGGGCGCTGGTCCAACCCGCGCACCGTGCACGGCTATATCCGCACCGCGAATCCGTTGGAAGACAATGCCGTAACCAAACTCGGCCTGTGA
- a CDS encoding pyridoxal phosphate-dependent aminotransferase: MFMQVKQSSKLSGVSYEIRGPVAEHAARLEAEGHHVVKLNTGNPLPFGFEAPAELLQDIVRTLPASSGYSASKGLLSARRAVVQYYQTLGVDDVDVEEVFLGNGVSELIMMALTALLENGDEVLVPAPDFPLWTAATTLNGGRPVHYVCDESADWFPDVDDIAAKVTDRTRAIVIINPNNPTGAVYPPEVLREILEIARRHNLVVFSDEIYDKIHYDELTHTATAALAPDLLCLTFSGLSKAYRAAGFRSGWLVVSGPTHHAENYLEGLTMLAGLRLCANVPAQQAIQAALGGHQSINDLVLPGGRLREQRDRAWEALNAIPGVSCVKPKGAIYAFPRIDLDMYPIHDDEQFVLDLLLQEKLHIVQGTGFNWHRPDHFRIVTLPHADDLEAIIERIGRFLATYRQ; encoded by the coding sequence ATGTTCATGCAGGTCAAGCAGTCGAGCAAGCTCTCTGGCGTGTCGTACGAGATCCGCGGCCCGGTGGCCGAGCACGCCGCACGACTGGAAGCCGAGGGCCACCACGTCGTGAAGCTCAACACCGGCAACCCGCTGCCGTTCGGTTTCGAGGCGCCCGCGGAACTCCTGCAGGACATCGTCCGCACACTGCCCGCCTCGAGCGGCTACTCCGCCTCCAAGGGTTTGCTTTCGGCGCGGCGAGCGGTGGTGCAGTACTACCAGACCCTCGGTGTCGACGATGTCGATGTCGAGGAGGTGTTCCTCGGCAACGGCGTCTCCGAACTGATCATGATGGCGCTGACGGCGTTGCTGGAGAACGGCGACGAGGTCCTCGTTCCCGCGCCGGACTTCCCGCTGTGGACGGCCGCGACCACGCTCAACGGCGGACGTCCGGTGCACTACGTCTGCGACGAGTCCGCCGACTGGTTCCCCGACGTGGACGACATCGCCGCCAAGGTCACCGACCGCACCCGCGCGATCGTGATCATCAACCCGAACAACCCGACCGGCGCGGTCTATCCGCCGGAGGTGCTGCGCGAGATCCTCGAGATCGCCCGCCGCCACAATCTGGTGGTCTTCTCCGACGAGATCTACGACAAGATCCACTACGACGAGCTGACCCACACCGCGACCGCCGCACTGGCCCCCGACCTGCTGTGCCTGACGTTCTCGGGTCTGTCCAAGGCGTATCGGGCCGCCGGATTCCGGTCCGGCTGGCTGGTGGTGTCGGGCCCCACCCACCACGCGGAGAACTACCTCGAGGGCCTGACGATGCTCGCGGGTCTGCGCCTGTGCGCGAATGTGCCCGCGCAGCAAGCGATTCAGGCCGCGCTCGGCGGGCATCAGAGCATCAACGATCTCGTCCTGCCCGGCGGACGGCTGCGCGAGCAACGCGACCGCGCGTGGGAAGCGCTCAACGCGATTCCCGGTGTCTCCTGCGTCAAGCCAAAGGGCGCGATCTACGCGTTCCCGCGCATCGACCTGGACATGTACCCGATCCACGACGACGAACAATTCGTGCTGGATCTGCTGCTCCAGGAGAAGTTGCACATCGTGCAGGGCACCGGGTTCAACTGGCACCGGCCCGACCACTTCCGCATCGTCACCCTGCCGCACGCCGACGACCTCGAAGCGATCATCGAACGCATCGGGCGATTCCTGGCGACGTATCGGCAGTGA
- a CDS encoding TIGR03619 family F420-dependent LLM class oxidoreductase encodes MKFAVSYSSAHFGTDPDRIVAYARHAEACGFEGLYLPEHLVLYPGARLHNFEVPPTLPFLDPLDTLAYVAAATDRLLLGTGVLLLPYRHPVVLAKQLATIDVLSKGRMRLLTVGLGVVPEEAAATGVDFRARGRRADEAIDVLRLLWAGGAEGVSFHGEFFSFDDLVQYPKPYNATTLPIHVGGSSKAAARRVGLRGDGYFAGGALVPQERMIQWELARSTAEEAGRDPDALEYTRWSGIDMTDERLAAFAEQGVTRVVVSATAPDPAEQLDELSRFAERFIANS; translated from the coding sequence ATGAAGTTCGCGGTCAGTTACAGCAGCGCCCATTTCGGCACCGATCCGGATCGGATCGTCGCCTACGCCCGCCACGCGGAGGCATGCGGATTCGAAGGCCTGTACCTGCCCGAACACCTGGTCCTGTATCCGGGCGCGCGACTGCACAACTTCGAGGTCCCGCCGACCCTGCCGTTTCTCGACCCGCTCGACACCCTCGCCTACGTCGCCGCGGCGACCGACCGGCTCTTGCTCGGCACCGGTGTGCTGCTGCTGCCGTATCGGCACCCGGTGGTGCTGGCCAAGCAGCTGGCGACCATCGACGTGCTGTCCAAGGGCCGGATGCGTTTGCTGACAGTGGGATTGGGTGTCGTCCCCGAGGAAGCCGCGGCGACAGGCGTCGACTTCCGCGCCCGCGGGCGACGCGCCGACGAAGCGATCGATGTGTTGCGGCTGCTGTGGGCGGGCGGTGCGGAGGGCGTCAGCTTCCACGGAGAGTTCTTCAGCTTCGACGACCTCGTGCAGTACCCCAAGCCCTACAACGCGACGACACTTCCCATCCACGTCGGCGGATCGAGCAAGGCGGCCGCCCGCCGGGTCGGCCTGCGCGGGGACGGATACTTCGCCGGTGGCGCGCTGGTCCCCCAAGAGCGAATGATCCAATGGGAGCTCGCGCGCTCGACGGCCGAGGAAGCCGGAAGGGACCCGGACGCACTCGAATACACCCGCTGGAGCGGCATCGACATGACCGACGAACGCCTCGCCGCCTTCGCCGAGCAGGGCGTCACCCGGGTGGTCGTCAGCGCCACCGCGCCGGACCCCGCCGAACAACTCGACGAACTGTCACGCTTCGCCGAACGATTCATCGCAAATAGCTGA
- a CDS encoding winged helix-turn-helix transcriptional regulator, giving the protein MVPRRSYDHFCAVSRALDVVGDRWSLLVVRELSSGPRRYSDLFADLPGISTDVLAARLKDLERDGILTRRRVGPRAATAVYELTETGHGLRPVLDALSAWGAPLLGERGATDAVRAHWFALPLGRAVAELIAEGVVTVHIGETTFHYVVTGAGISHHDGPAEAPDLELHLDLAAATEVVMGTRALAAPVNS; this is encoded by the coding sequence ATGGTGCCACGCCGAAGCTATGACCACTTCTGCGCCGTGAGCCGCGCACTCGACGTCGTGGGCGACCGGTGGAGTCTGCTGGTGGTCCGCGAACTGTCCTCGGGCCCGCGCCGCTACAGCGATCTGTTCGCCGACCTGCCCGGCATCAGCACCGACGTGCTGGCCGCCCGGCTCAAGGACCTCGAGCGTGACGGCATCCTCACCCGTCGCCGCGTCGGCCCCCGTGCGGCCACCGCGGTCTACGAACTCACCGAAACCGGCCACGGCCTGCGACCCGTCCTCGACGCGCTTTCGGCGTGGGGCGCACCGCTGCTCGGCGAACGCGGCGCCACCGACGCCGTGCGCGCGCACTGGTTCGCCCTCCCGCTGGGTCGCGCGGTCGCCGAGCTGATCGCCGAAGGCGTCGTCACCGTCCACATCGGCGAGACGACCTTCCACTACGTGGTGACCGGCGCCGGAATCAGCCACCACGACGGCCCCGCCGAGGCCCCTGACCTCGAACTGCACCTCGACCTGGCCGCCGCGACCGAGGTGGTCATGGGCACGCGCGCCCTGGCCGCGCCGGTGAACAGCTAA